A single Dechloromonas denitrificans DNA region contains:
- the ispG gene encoding flavodoxin-dependent (E)-4-hydroxy-3-methylbut-2-enyl-diphosphate synthase produces the protein MSAVSKRLTRLGKIGHVAIGGSAPVVVQSMTNTDTADYLGTALQTAELARAGSELVRITVNTPEAAAAVPKIREHLDRMNCNVPLIGDFHYNGHRLLTEHPACAEALAKYRINPGNVGFGKKKDEQFAQMVELACRYDKPVRIGVNWGSLDQELLARIMDENSRQAVPLDATEIMRHAMVTSALESAARAEEVGLAGDKIILSCKVSSVQDLIAIYRELSRRADYALHLGLTEAGMGSKGIVASTAALSVLLQEGIGDTIRVSLTPEPGGSRSQEVIVAQEILQTMGLRAFTPMVAACPGCGRTTSTLFQELAGEVQDFVRAKMPEWKLHYDGAENMTLAVMGCIVNGPGESKHANIGISLPGTGEAPSAPVYEDGEKTVTLKGDNIANEFKQIIERYVQRTYNKKLKS, from the coding sequence GTGAGCGCTGTATCCAAACGCCTGACGCGCCTCGGCAAGATTGGTCATGTGGCCATTGGCGGTAGTGCGCCGGTGGTCGTTCAGTCGATGACCAATACCGATACGGCCGACTATCTCGGCACGGCACTGCAAACTGCCGAACTGGCGCGGGCCGGTTCCGAGCTGGTGCGCATCACGGTCAATACGCCGGAGGCCGCCGCTGCCGTACCGAAAATCCGCGAACATCTCGACCGGATGAATTGCAACGTGCCGTTGATCGGTGATTTTCACTACAACGGCCACCGCCTGCTGACCGAGCATCCGGCTTGTGCCGAGGCGCTCGCCAAGTACCGGATCAATCCGGGCAATGTCGGTTTCGGCAAGAAGAAGGACGAGCAGTTCGCCCAGATGGTCGAACTGGCCTGTCGTTACGACAAGCCGGTGCGCATCGGCGTGAACTGGGGCAGCCTCGACCAGGAACTGCTCGCCCGGATCATGGATGAGAACAGCCGCCAGGCCGTGCCGCTCGACGCCACCGAAATCATGCGCCATGCGATGGTGACGTCGGCCCTTGAGTCGGCAGCGAGAGCCGAGGAAGTTGGCCTGGCTGGCGACAAGATCATCCTGTCCTGCAAGGTGTCGAGCGTGCAGGATCTGATCGCCATCTACCGCGAGCTTTCCCGGCGCGCCGATTACGCATTGCACCTCGGGCTGACCGAAGCCGGCATGGGGTCGAAGGGCATCGTTGCCTCGACGGCGGCGCTTTCCGTGCTGCTGCAGGAAGGCATCGGCGACACCATCCGTGTCTCCCTGACGCCGGAACCCGGCGGTTCGCGGTCGCAGGAAGTGATCGTCGCCCAGGAAATCCTGCAGACCATGGGCCTGCGTGCTTTTACACCGATGGTCGCGGCCTGTCCCGGCTGTGGCCGGACGACCAGTACCCTGTTCCAGGAACTGGCCGGCGAAGTGCAGGATTTCGTCCGCGCCAAAATGCCGGAATGGAAGCTGCATTACGACGGTGCCGAGAACATGACGCTGGCCGTCATGGGCTGCATCGTCAACGGGCCGGGCGAATCGAAGCATGCCAACATCGGCATCTCGTTGCCGGGTACCGGTGAAGCCCCTTCCGCGCCGGTCTATGAAGACGGCGAAAAGACGGTCACCCTGAAAGGCGACAACATCGCCAACGAGTTCAAACAGATCATCGAGCGCTATGTTCAGCGCACCTACAACAAGAAACTGAAGTCATGA
- a CDS encoding YfgM family protein — protein sequence MAHYDLEEQEQIATLKTWWKMYGNLVSGVITVFCLVVIGWQGWNWYQRSQSGQASAIYNVLEQAVAAGDAQKVKGAAGELAEKFGRTTYASLGALLAAKQSFDAGDLKTAKAQLGWVAEHGKDEIKDLARLRLAAVQLDEKAYDEALKQLEASHAPTFDARFLELKGDVLTAQGKKPEARAAYKAALDKAENKPGAGQQLLQQKLDSLGEAA from the coding sequence GTGGCGCATTACGACCTCGAAGAGCAGGAACAGATAGCGACGCTGAAAACCTGGTGGAAGATGTACGGCAACCTCGTTTCCGGGGTGATTACCGTCTTTTGCCTGGTAGTGATCGGCTGGCAGGGCTGGAACTGGTATCAGCGCAGCCAGTCGGGACAGGCTTCGGCCATTTACAACGTGCTCGAACAGGCCGTGGCGGCCGGCGATGCCCAGAAGGTCAAGGGCGCCGCCGGTGAGCTCGCCGAAAAGTTCGGGCGGACCACCTATGCTTCGCTCGGGGCCTTGCTGGCTGCCAAGCAGTCTTTCGACGCCGGCGACCTGAAGACCGCCAAGGCCCAGCTGGGCTGGGTCGCAGAACATGGCAAGGACGAAATCAAGGATCTCGCCAGATTGCGCCTGGCCGCTGTACAGCTTGATGAAAAGGCGTACGACGAAGCGCTCAAGCAGTTGGAGGCGTCACATGCGCCGACCTTCGATGCCCGTTTCCTCGAGTTGAAGGGCGACGTGCTGACGGCCCAGGGAAAAAAGCCGGAAGCCCGCGCTGCCTACAAGGCTGCGCTGGACAAGGCGGAAAACAAGCCGGGGGCCGGCCAGCAACTGCTCCAGCAAAAGCTCGACAGCCTGGGTGAGGCCGCCTGA
- the pilW gene encoding type IV pilus biogenesis/stability protein PilW, with amino-acid sequence MRVFSLKQRVAGVALSLLCIFAAEAQYKFDPVPADRNMAANDPRNRARIHTELGAMYYQSGNMSVALDELRIALSADSNYFQAYSIRGLVFTSLKEYGKAEDDFRQALNIAPNDPEVNNNYGWYLCETGKERQSIAYFLNALKSPLYETPDRAYSNAGTCALKAGDLEGAQRYLLQALQLSRDGGLTPRFQLAKLFYQRGNLEESRIYLQDVLKVMEPPSPEALWLGVRLERKLGNRAAEGGYASQLRGRFPNSPEYQEFLKGNFE; translated from the coding sequence ATGAGAGTCTTTTCGCTGAAACAGCGGGTTGCTGGGGTAGCCCTGAGCCTGCTCTGTATTTTTGCCGCCGAGGCGCAATACAAATTCGATCCGGTACCGGCCGACCGCAACATGGCGGCCAACGATCCGCGTAACCGGGCCAGGATCCATACCGAACTCGGCGCGATGTATTACCAGAGCGGCAACATGTCGGTTGCCCTTGATGAACTGCGCATCGCGCTGTCCGCCGATTCGAATTACTTTCAGGCCTACAGTATCCGCGGTCTGGTTTTTACCTCGCTGAAAGAGTACGGCAAGGCCGAGGATGACTTTCGGCAGGCCCTCAACATTGCGCCGAACGATCCGGAAGTGAATAACAACTACGGCTGGTATCTTTGCGAGACAGGCAAGGAACGCCAATCGATCGCCTATTTTCTGAATGCCCTGAAAAGCCCGCTTTACGAGACGCCCGATCGTGCCTACAGCAATGCCGGCACTTGCGCCCTGAAGGCGGGTGATCTCGAAGGCGCCCAACGCTATTTGTTGCAGGCCCTGCAGTTGTCGCGTGATGGCGGTCTGACGCCGCGCTTCCAGTTGGCCAAGCTGTTTTACCAGCGTGGCAATCTCGAGGAGTCGCGGATCTACCTGCAGGACGTGCTCAAAGTGATGGAGCCGCCGAGCCCCGAAGCACTCTGGCTGGGCGTCAGGCTCGAGCGCAAGCTCGGCAACCGGGCGGCCGAAGGGGGTTACGCCTCGCAACTGCGCGGGCGTTTCCCGAATTCGCCCGAATATCAGGAATTCCTCAAGGGTAATTTTGAATGA
- the rlmN gene encoding 23S rRNA (adenine(2503)-C(2))-methyltransferase RlmN produces the protein MQNLLDLDGEGLTAWFAGEGEKPFRARQVLRWIHRSGVADFDAMTDIAKSLREKLKVKAVVAPPVVVSDKLSDDGTRKFLIDVGNGNAVEAVFIPEGERGTLCVSTQAGCALDCAFCSTGKQGFNRNLTVAEIIGQVWLANNALGAVHGDERVISNVVLMGMGEPLANFENSVAALKLMLDDNAYGLSRRRVTVSTSGLVPVMDRLRDECPVALAVSLHAPNDRLRDELVPINQKYPLKELMAACRRYLEKAPRDFITFEYVMLDGINDSDAHARELLALVKTVPCKFNLIPFNPFPGSPFRRSPAERVRRFADILMGAGIVTTTRKTRGDDIDAACGQLAGQVQDKTKRTAGRVIPIKEARP, from the coding sequence ATGCAAAATCTTCTTGATCTTGATGGTGAAGGCCTGACTGCCTGGTTTGCCGGGGAGGGTGAAAAACCTTTCCGGGCACGGCAGGTGCTGCGCTGGATCCATCGTTCCGGCGTGGCTGATTTCGATGCCATGACCGACATTGCCAAGAGCCTCCGCGAAAAGCTCAAGGTGAAGGCGGTTGTCGCACCGCCAGTGGTTGTCTCCGACAAGCTGTCGGATGACGGCACGCGCAAGTTTCTGATCGACGTCGGCAATGGCAATGCCGTGGAAGCGGTATTCATTCCCGAAGGCGAGCGCGGCACGCTGTGCGTTTCGACGCAAGCCGGCTGTGCGCTCGATTGCGCCTTTTGTTCGACCGGCAAGCAGGGCTTCAACCGCAACCTGACAGTGGCCGAGATCATCGGCCAGGTGTGGTTAGCCAATAACGCCCTGGGGGCGGTGCATGGCGACGAGCGGGTTATTTCCAACGTCGTGCTGATGGGCATGGGCGAACCGCTCGCCAATTTTGAAAATTCCGTCGCTGCGCTCAAGTTGATGCTCGACGACAACGCCTATGGTCTGTCCCGCCGCCGCGTCACGGTGTCCACTTCCGGTCTGGTGCCGGTGATGGATCGCCTGCGCGATGAATGCCCGGTCGCCCTGGCGGTTTCGCTGCATGCGCCGAATGACCGACTGCGCGACGAGCTGGTGCCGATCAACCAGAAATATCCGCTCAAGGAATTGATGGCGGCCTGCCGGCGCTATCTGGAAAAAGCGCCGCGTGATTTCATAACGTTTGAATATGTGATGCTCGACGGCATCAACGACAGTGACGCCCACGCCCGCGAACTGCTGGCGCTGGTCAAGACGGTGCCGTGCAAATTCAACCTGATTCCTTTCAACCCCTTTCCCGGTTCGCCGTTCCGCCGCTCACCGGCCGAACGGGTGCGCCGTTTCGCCGATATTTTGATGGGGGCAGGCATCGTCACCACGACGCGCAAGACGCGGGGCGACGATATCGACGCGGCTTGCGGCCAGTTGGCCGGACAGGTCCAGGACAAGACCAAACGTACTGCCGGGCGGGTGATTCCGATCAAGGAGGCAAGGCCATGA
- the bamB gene encoding outer membrane protein assembly factor BamB yields the protein MPRRLVLLLAAAGLMLNGCATITDGISSLNPFASSGPKMQPLKPFVATAEVRTAWSASAGKAGDYSFAPAVVGNAVYVAGRDGAVSKLDGGKAVWKINAGQPLSAGVGANARLVVVGTPRGDVLAFSAEDGKPLWQAKASSEVLAAPTVSDDGVAVKSGDNRVFLFDVADGTRKWVYQRSTPTLSIRSAGSPVFADRFVFVGFPGGKLVALSLQNGAPVWEGAVALPKGATELDRVADIVASPVVDGRQICAVAFQGRVACFDMGQGGAMIWSRELSSAAGLALDGRYLFVTDDKGAVHALDRLSGSSLWKQDKLLNRRLSGPAVRRGLVAVADAEGIVHFLSREDGSFAARQKTDGTSVRTPVQLLGSSFLVQTAGGNVSAIEAQ from the coding sequence ATGCCGCGCCGCCTGGTCTTGCTTCTCGCTGCAGCCGGTTTGATGCTGAATGGCTGTGCGACCATTACCGACGGTATCAGCTCGCTCAATCCGTTTGCCAGTTCCGGTCCGAAAATGCAGCCGCTCAAGCCGTTCGTCGCAACGGCCGAAGTACGCACCGCGTGGTCGGCCAGTGCCGGCAAGGCCGGTGACTACAGCTTCGCGCCGGCGGTGGTCGGCAATGCCGTTTATGTCGCTGGCCGGGATGGTGCGGTCAGCAAGCTGGATGGCGGCAAAGCCGTCTGGAAGATCAATGCCGGTCAGCCATTGTCGGCCGGTGTGGGCGCCAATGCTCGGCTGGTTGTCGTCGGTACGCCGCGGGGCGATGTCCTGGCCTTCTCGGCCGAGGACGGCAAGCCGCTCTGGCAGGCCAAGGCTTCCAGCGAAGTGCTGGCCGCCCCGACCGTCAGCGATGACGGTGTCGCGGTCAAGAGCGGCGACAACCGCGTCTTCCTGTTCGATGTGGCCGACGGAACGCGCAAGTGGGTTTATCAGCGGTCGACGCCGACGTTGTCGATTCGCAGTGCCGGATCGCCGGTCTTTGCCGATCGCTTTGTCTTTGTCGGTTTCCCCGGTGGAAAATTGGTCGCCTTGTCCTTGCAGAACGGAGCACCGGTCTGGGAGGGCGCCGTGGCGCTGCCCAAGGGCGCGACCGAACTGGATCGGGTGGCCGACATCGTTGCTTCGCCGGTTGTCGATGGCCGTCAGATCTGCGCCGTCGCCTTCCAGGGCCGCGTTGCCTGTTTCGACATGGGGCAGGGCGGGGCGATGATCTGGTCGCGCGAACTCTCCTCGGCCGCCGGATTGGCGCTCGACGGGCGTTATCTCTTCGTTACCGACGACAAGGGCGCCGTCCATGCCCTCGACCGTTTGTCCGGCAGCAGCCTGTGGAAACAGGACAAGTTGCTCAATCGCCGGCTTTCCGGCCCGGCCGTACGCCGTGGTCTGGTTGCCGTGGCCGACGCCGAAGGCATTGTCCATTTTCTATCCCGTGAAGACGGCAGTTTTGCTGCCCGTCAGAAGACCGACGGCACATCTGTCCGTACGCCGGTTCAATTGCTCGGTTCAAGCTTTCTGGTGCAAACCGCTGGCGGCAACGTGAGCGCAATCGAGGCTCAATGA
- the der gene encoding ribosome biogenesis GTPase Der, with product MKPTLVLVGRPNVGKSTLFNRLTKSRDAIVADMPGLTRDRHYGHGKLGRKPYLVVDTGGFEPMIKEGILHEMARQTEQAIVEADAVIFVVDGRAGLTPHDKEIANKLRRIGRPVFVAVNKAEGMNHGMVEAEFHELGLGEPNAISSAHGEGVRGLVDLALDAFPEPDEEEAKSDSVRVAIVGRPNVGKSTLINTLLGEERVIAFDAPGTTRDSIEIDFERGGRKYVLVDTAGMRKRGKVFESIEKFSVVKTLQSIEDANVVILMVDAQADVSEQDAHIADFIVQSGRALVVAVNKWDGLDAYTREQTRLTLERKLKFLDFAKFHFISARDNIGLESLFRSVDGAFAAAMTKMSTPRLARVLADAVAKQAPSKHGLFRPKPRYAHQGGSNPPIIVVHGNAVDKITDSYRRYLEHTFREAFKLQGTPLRIQFVSAKNPFADKDKK from the coding sequence ATGAAACCTACGTTAGTTCTGGTAGGCCGACCGAATGTCGGCAAATCCACTCTTTTCAACCGCCTGACCAAGTCGCGCGACGCCATCGTTGCCGATATGCCCGGGCTTACCCGCGACCGTCATTACGGCCACGGGAAACTCGGGCGCAAGCCTTATCTGGTGGTCGATACCGGCGGTTTCGAGCCAATGATCAAGGAAGGCATCCTGCACGAAATGGCGCGCCAGACCGAGCAGGCGATCGTCGAAGCCGATGCCGTCATTTTCGTGGTCGATGGCCGCGCCGGCCTGACGCCGCACGACAAGGAAATTGCCAACAAGCTGCGGCGGATCGGGCGGCCGGTCTTTGTCGCCGTCAACAAGGCGGAAGGCATGAATCACGGGATGGTCGAAGCTGAGTTCCATGAGCTCGGCCTGGGCGAACCCAACGCAATTTCGTCGGCCCATGGCGAAGGCGTGCGCGGCCTTGTCGATCTGGCTTTGGATGCGTTTCCCGAGCCCGATGAGGAGGAGGCAAAGTCCGACTCGGTGCGCGTCGCGATTGTCGGTCGTCCGAACGTCGGCAAATCGACGCTGATCAATACCTTACTTGGCGAAGAGCGGGTCATCGCCTTCGATGCACCGGGTACGACGCGTGATTCGATCGAAATCGATTTCGAGCGGGGCGGCCGCAAGTACGTGCTGGTCGACACCGCCGGCATGCGCAAGCGTGGCAAGGTTTTCGAATCTATTGAAAAGTTTTCGGTGGTCAAGACGCTGCAATCGATCGAGGATGCCAACGTCGTCATTCTGATGGTCGATGCTCAGGCTGACGTTTCCGAGCAGGATGCGCATATTGCCGATTTCATCGTGCAGTCCGGCCGCGCGCTGGTCGTCGCGGTAAATAAATGGGATGGCCTCGATGCCTATACCCGGGAACAGACGCGCCTGACCCTCGAGCGCAAGCTGAAATTCCTCGATTTTGCCAAATTCCATTTCATTTCGGCGCGCGACAATATCGGTCTGGAGTCGCTGTTTCGTTCGGTCGACGGTGCTTTCGCCGCTGCCATGACCAAAATGTCGACGCCCCGACTGGCCCGTGTGCTGGCTGATGCGGTGGCCAAGCAGGCGCCGTCGAAGCATGGTCTTTTCCGGCCGAAACCACGTTATGCCCACCAAGGTGGCTCGAATCCGCCGATCATCGTCGTTCATGGCAATGCGGTCGATAAAATCACCGATAGCTATCGCCGTTACCTTGAACATACCTTCCGCGAGGCATTCAAACTTCAAGGAACGCCATTGCGCATCCAGTTTGTCAGCGCGAAGAATCCGTTTGCCGACAAAGACAAGAAATAA
- the ndk gene encoding nucleoside-diphosphate kinase: MAIERTLSIIKPDAVAKNVIGKIYSRFESNGLKIVASKMAWLSPQEAGQFYSVHKERPFFKDLVSFMISGPVMIQVLEGESAIAKNRELMGATNPKEAAAGTIRADFAESIDANAVHGSDAPETAAVEIGFFFPGMNVYAGR; the protein is encoded by the coding sequence ATGGCTATCGAACGCACTCTCTCCATCATCAAACCCGACGCTGTTGCCAAGAACGTTATCGGCAAGATCTACTCCCGTTTCGAATCGAACGGCCTGAAGATCGTTGCTTCCAAGATGGCCTGGCTGTCCCCGCAGGAAGCCGGTCAGTTCTACAGCGTGCACAAGGAACGTCCTTTCTTCAAGGATCTGGTTTCCTTCATGATCTCCGGCCCGGTGATGATCCAGGTGCTGGAAGGCGAAAGCGCCATCGCCAAGAACCGCGAACTGATGGGCGCCACCAATCCGAAGGAAGCTGCCGCCGGCACCATTCGCGCCGACTTCGCCGAATCGATCGACGCCAATGCCGTGCACGGTTCTGACGCCCCGGAAACCGCCGCTGTTGAAATCGGTTTCTTCTTTCCGGGCATGAACGTTTACGCCGGTCGTTGA
- the hisS gene encoding histidine--tRNA ligase, translating into MSQTLQAVRGMNDILPDEAEFWELFEDTIRSWLKSYGYRPIRMPIVEPTPLFKRAIGEVTDIVEKEMYSFIDSLNGEPLTLRPEGTAGCVRAVIQHNLIARQPQRLYYIGQMFRHERPQKGRYRQFHQVGVEALGYEGPDIDAEMILMGARLWADLGLDGIALQLNSLGQPEERALHRAALIAYFEENAELLDEDGKRRLHTNPLRILDTKNPAMQDLCAAAPKLIDYLGAESLAHFEGVQRVLRDAGIPFTINPRLVRGLDYYNLTVFEWVTDRLGAQGTVCAGGRYDGLVGQLGGKAAAACGFAMGIERLIALIKDAGGEPAAPAPDVYLVHQGDEASRLAFRVAEGLRDQGVNVLLHCGGGSFKSQMKKADGSGAAFAVIIGDDEAATGEAQLKSLREEGVAQQKLKIDDLADAIIGQLIDSDEEE; encoded by the coding sequence ATGAGTCAAACCTTGCAAGCCGTCCGCGGGATGAACGACATCCTGCCCGACGAAGCCGAATTCTGGGAACTGTTCGAGGACACCATCCGCTCCTGGCTGAAGAGCTACGGCTATCGCCCGATCCGCATGCCGATTGTCGAACCGACGCCGCTCTTCAAGCGCGCCATCGGCGAAGTGACCGACATCGTCGAGAAGGAAATGTATTCCTTCATCGACAGCCTGAACGGTGAACCGCTGACCCTGCGTCCGGAAGGGACGGCCGGTTGTGTGCGTGCCGTCATTCAGCACAACTTGATCGCCCGCCAGCCGCAGCGCCTGTATTACATAGGCCAGATGTTCCGCCATGAGCGGCCGCAGAAGGGGCGTTACCGCCAGTTTCATCAGGTTGGCGTCGAAGCGCTCGGCTATGAAGGGCCGGACATCGATGCCGAAATGATCCTGATGGGCGCCCGCCTGTGGGCCGACCTCGGGCTGGACGGCATTGCCCTCCAGCTCAACAGTCTCGGCCAGCCGGAGGAGCGCGCCTTGCACCGGGCCGCGTTGATCGCCTACTTCGAGGAAAACGCCGAGTTGCTTGATGAAGACGGCAAGCGCCGTCTGCATACCAATCCGCTGCGCATTCTCGATACCAAGAACCCGGCGATGCAGGATCTGTGCGCCGCCGCGCCAAAGCTGATCGACTACCTCGGGGCCGAGTCGCTGGCCCATTTTGAAGGCGTGCAACGTGTGTTGCGCGATGCCGGCATTCCTTTTACGATCAACCCGCGACTGGTTCGTGGCCTCGATTACTACAACCTGACGGTGTTCGAGTGGGTCACTGACCGTCTCGGTGCGCAGGGTACGGTTTGTGCCGGTGGCCGTTACGATGGCCTGGTCGGGCAACTGGGGGGCAAGGCGGCGGCGGCCTGTGGTTTTGCGATGGGTATCGAGCGCCTGATTGCCTTGATCAAGGATGCCGGTGGTGAGCCGGCTGCCCCGGCGCCCGATGTCTATCTGGTCCATCAGGGCGATGAAGCTTCCCGTCTGGCTTTCCGCGTTGCCGAAGGGCTGCGCGACCAGGGAGTCAATGTGTTGCTGCATTGCGGCGGGGGCAGCTTCAAATCGCAGATGAAAAAGGCTGATGGTAGCGGTGCGGCATTCGCCGTGATCATCGGCGATGACGAAGCGGCAACCGGCGAAGCGCAACTCAAGTCGTTGCGCGAAGAGGGCGTGGCACAGCAAAAGCTGAAAATTGATGATCTGGCTGACGCCATCATCGGACAATTGATCGATTCGGACGAAGAGGAATAA
- a CDS encoding RodZ domain-containing protein — MSEQINADEITAEAAVLVIEPVVGEQLRAARTARGLAVLDIAQALKLGARQVEALENGDWASLPGATFVRGFVRNYARLLQLDPAPLMAQLDSVLEKPVNSLSVPEARPASMPHTGGAASRRDRAVVMAGAGLVVLAGLIYFLIPNDLSALRESTQSLLDSLARKEEPAPAPADPAAAPAEPVFPPGATPQEIINPQAVTPAEVTPASERTEAKPVAPAPGAETTPAPASTAPQMRFVFDKESWLEVRDRDNKLVFSQRVAAGSEQSLSGQGPFSLVVGYAPGVRVFWHGQAVDLTPHMRGDVARFVLE; from the coding sequence ATGAGTGAGCAGATCAACGCCGACGAAATTACTGCCGAAGCGGCAGTATTGGTTATTGAGCCCGTGGTCGGAGAGCAACTGCGTGCAGCGCGCACAGCGCGTGGGTTGGCGGTTCTCGATATCGCCCAGGCACTGAAGCTGGGGGCACGGCAAGTCGAGGCACTGGAGAATGGAGATTGGGCGTCACTGCCCGGGGCAACGTTCGTTCGCGGCTTCGTGCGCAATTATGCTCGCCTGCTCCAGCTTGATCCGGCGCCACTGATGGCGCAACTCGACAGTGTTCTCGAAAAACCGGTGAACAGTCTGTCAGTTCCCGAAGCCCGGCCTGCTTCGATGCCGCATACCGGCGGGGCCGCCTCGCGCCGCGACCGGGCGGTCGTCATGGCTGGCGCCGGTCTGGTCGTCCTGGCCGGACTGATCTATTTCCTGATTCCCAACGATCTGTCGGCTTTGCGTGAAAGCACCCAGAGCCTGCTTGACTCGCTGGCTCGCAAGGAAGAGCCGGCACCCGCCCCGGCCGACCCGGCGGCCGCGCCTGCCGAGCCGGTTTTCCCGCCGGGGGCGACGCCGCAGGAGATCATAAATCCGCAAGCGGTAACCCCGGCTGAAGTGACGCCTGCATCGGAGCGCACCGAAGCGAAGCCCGTCGCACCGGCACCAGGGGCCGAGACGACACCGGCGCCCGCCAGCACTGCGCCGCAAATGCGCTTCGTCTTCGACAAGGAGTCGTGGCTGGAAGTGCGCGATCGCGACAACAAGTTGGTTTTCTCGCAGCGCGTGGCTGCCGGTTCGGAACAAAGCCTTTCCGGCCAGGGGCCGTTTTCGCTGGTGGTTGGTTATGCGCCCGGCGTGCGTGTTTTCTGGCATGGTCAAGCCGTCGACCTGACGCCGCACATGCGCGGCGACGTCGCCCGTTTCGTTCTGGAGTAA
- the hfq gene encoding RNA chaperone Hfq encodes MSNKGQLLQDPFLNALRREHVPVSIYLVNGIKLQGQVESFDQYVVLLKNTVTQMVYKHAISTVVPARPVNLQQEQAAEQ; translated from the coding sequence ATGAGCAACAAAGGGCAACTCTTACAAGACCCCTTCCTCAACGCTCTCCGTCGGGAGCATGTTCCCGTTTCGATTTACCTGGTCAACGGGATCAAATTGCAGGGCCAGGTCGAATCCTTCGATCAGTACGTTGTACTGCTCAAGAATACGGTAACCCAAATGGTGTACAAGCACGCCATCTCGACGGTAGTGCCAGCTCGCCCGGTCAATCTCCAGCAAGAACAGGCGGCGGAACAATAA
- a CDS encoding TRAP transporter large permease translates to MNALVIFSLLAVLMLTGMPISISLGLTVLTFLFTMTQVPLESVALKLFTGIEKFEIMAIPFFILAGNFLTHGGVAKRMINFATSMVGHWYGGLGLAGVLACALFAAVSGSSPATVVAIGSILLPAMVKAGFPNKFGAGVIATSGALGILIPPSIVMVMYSVATNTSVGALFMAGVLPGLALAGVLGGVTWYRAKKFNYPRQPKATWGERWKAFRASVWGLLLIVVVMGGIYTGIFTPTEAAAMSAVYAFICAVFIYKDLGLKDVPKVLLNSANMSAMLLYIITNAVLFSFIMTNENIPQALADWMLGNGLGVITFLLAVNVILLLAGNFMEPSSIVLIFAPILFPVAVALGIHPVHFGILMVVNMEVGMCHPPVGLNLYVASGITKMGITELTVAVWPWLLSMLGFLIVVTYWPGLSLWLPRTLGML, encoded by the coding sequence ATGAACGCCCTGGTGATTTTTAGTTTGCTGGCCGTCCTGATGCTGACCGGCATGCCGATCTCGATTTCGCTCGGCCTGACCGTGTTGACCTTCCTGTTCACGATGACCCAGGTACCGCTCGAATCGGTGGCGCTCAAGCTATTCACCGGCATCGAGAAGTTCGAAATCATGGCCATCCCGTTCTTCATTCTGGCCGGCAACTTTTTAACGCACGGCGGGGTGGCGAAGCGGATGATCAATTTCGCCACCTCGATGGTCGGCCACTGGTACGGCGGCCTCGGTCTGGCCGGCGTGCTGGCCTGCGCGCTGTTCGCGGCGGTCTCCGGTTCCAGTCCGGCGACGGTCGTGGCGATCGGCTCGATCCTGCTGCCGGCGATGGTCAAAGCCGGATTTCCGAACAAGTTCGGGGCCGGGGTGATCGCTACCTCGGGGGCGCTCGGCATCCTGATTCCGCCGTCCATCGTCATGGTGATGTACTCGGTGGCGACCAATACCTCGGTCGGCGCCTTGTTCATGGCCGGCGTCCTGCCCGGTCTGGCCCTGGCCGGCGTGCTCGGCGGCGTCACCTGGTATCGCGCCAAGAAGTTCAACTACCCGCGGCAACCGAAGGCGACCTGGGGCGAGCGCTGGAAAGCCTTTCGGGCGTCGGTCTGGGGCTTGCTGCTGATTGTCGTGGTGATGGGTGGAATCTACACCGGCATCTTCACGCCGACCGAAGCGGCCGCAATGTCGGCAGTCTATGCCTTCATTTGTGCGGTATTCATCTATAAGGACCTGGGTCTGAAAGATGTGCCGAAGGTGTTGCTCAATTCGGCCAACATGTCGGCGATGCTGCTCTACATCATCACCAATGCCGTGCTGTTCTCCTTCATCATGACCAACGAGAACATTCCGCAGGCGCTGGCCGACTGGATGCTGGGCAACGGCCTTGGCGTCATCACCTTCCTGTTGGCGGTGAATGTCATCCTGTTGCTGGCCGGCAATTTCATGGAGCCGTCGTCCATCGTGCTGATCTTCGCGCCGATCCTGTTCCCGGTTGCCGTGGCCCTCGGCATCCATCCGGTGCACTTCGGCATTCTGATGGTGGTGAACATGGAGGTCGGCATGTGTCATCCGCCGGTCGGTCTCAACCTGTACGTCGCCTCCGGTATTACCAAGATGGGCATCACCGAACTGACCGTCGCGGTCTGGCCGTGGCTGCTCTCGATGCTCGGCTTCTTGATCGTCGTCACCTACTGGCCGGGCCTGTCGCTCTGGCTGCCACGCACCTTGGGCATGCTGTAA